The following proteins are encoded in a genomic region of Triticum dicoccoides isolate Atlit2015 ecotype Zavitan chromosome 1B, WEW_v2.0, whole genome shotgun sequence:
- the LOC119305382 gene encoding cytochrome P450 704C1-like yields MATGITECSPAFLVAAGLAVLAICSYLAVVLGRDGFAGAKRYPPAVGTVFHQVYHLRRLHDYYTDLFREHMTFRLLSPGRGQIYTSDPAVVEHILKTNFSNYGKGESNYENTSDLFGDGIFAVDGDKWKQQRKIASYDFSTRALRDFSGGVFNKNAAKLAHIVSDNAAAKQPMDFQALLMKATMDSIFTIAFGLDLNTLSGAAADVGSRFAAAFDDASEFILLRFVNAFWKVARFLNVGAESALRHRIKVVDEFAYKHIRARADEMSAGKAHDAESKCDLLSRFIQATTSESGEVDYKYLRDIIMNIVIAGKDTTAGALAWFLYMMCKHPEVQERISEEAREAADAGEAASIDDFSQSLTDEALNKMHYLHAALTETLRLYPSVPLDNKECFSDDVLPNGFSVGKGDMVFYAPYAMGRMERLWGEDAQVFRPERWLDEHGVFQPESPFKFTAFQAGPRICLGKEFAYRQMKIFAAVLLRFFVLALRDKDASVNYRTMITLYIEQGLHLTAVAR; encoded by the exons ATGGCGACGGGAATAACAGAGTGCTCTCCGGCCTTCTTGGTCGCTGCCGGCCTCGCGGTGCTAGCGATCTGCTCGTACCTTGCCGTCGTCCTCGGCCGCGACGGCTTCGCCGGAGCGAAGCGGTACCCGCCCGCGGTCGGCACGGTGTTCCACCAGGTATACCACCTCCGGCGGCTGCACGATTACTACACGGACCTGTTCCGCGAGCACATGACGTTCCGGCTGCTCTCACCGGGACGGGGGCAGATTTACACGTCCGACCCGGCGGTGGTCGAACACATCCTCAAGACTAACTTCTCCAACTACGGCAAG GGCGAGTCTAACTACGAGAACACGAGCGATCTCTTCGGCGACGGTATCTTCGCGGTGGACGGCGACAAGTGGAAGCAGCAGAGGAAGATCGCCAGCTACGACTTCTCGACGAGGGCCCTCCGGGACTTCAGCGGCGGCGTCTTCAACAAGAACGCTGCCAAGCTCGCGCACATCGTCTCCGACAACGCGGCGGCGAAGCAGCCCATGGACTTTCAG GCCTTGCTGATGAAAGCGACGATGGATTCCATCTTCACCATCGCCTTCGGCCTGGACCTCAACACGctgtccggggcggcggcggacgtggggAGCCGCTTCGCCGCGGCGTTCGACGACGCCAGCGAGTTCATCCTGCTCCGCTTCGTCAACGCGTTCTGGAAGGTGGCGAGGTTCCTCAACGTCGGCGCGGAGTCGGCTCTGAGGCACAGGATCAAGGTCGTCGACGAGTTCGCGTACAAGCACATCCGTGCCAGGGCCGACGAGATGTCCGCCGGCAAGGCACACGACGCC GAGTCGAAGTGTGATTTGCTGTCGAGGTTCATACAGGCGACGACCAGCGAGTCCGGGGAGGTGGATTACAAGTACCTGAGAGACATCATAATGAACATCGTCATAGCCGGCAAGGACACGACCGCCGGAGCGCTTGCCTGGTTCCTCTACATGATGTGCAAGCACCCGGAGGTGCAGGAGAGGATCAGCGAGGAGGCCAGGGAGGCtgccgacgccggcgaggccgcgtCCATCGACGACTTCTCGCAGAGCCTGACCGACGAGGCGCTGAACAAGATGCACTACCTGCACGCCGCCCTGACAGAGACTCTCAGACTGTACCCCTCGGTCCCGTTG GATAACAAGGAGTGCTTTTCGGACGACGTTCTGCCCAACGGCTTCAGCGTCGGCAAGGGAGACATGGTGTTCTACGCCCCCTACGCCATGGGCCGGATGGAGCGCCTGTGGGGTGAGGACGCCCAAGTCTTCCGGCCCGAGCGGTGGCTAGACGAACACGGCGTGTTCCAGCCAGAAAGCCCTTTCAAATTCACAGCTTTCCAG GCTGGTCCAAGGATCTGCCTGGGAAAGGAATTCGCGTACAGGCAGATGAAGATCTTCGCAGCCGTGCTGCTCCGTTTCTTCGTGCTGGCTCTGCGCGACAAGGACGCGAGCGTCAACTACAGGACCATGATCACGCTCTACATCGAGCAGGGTCTCCATCTCACGGCTGTGGCGAGATGA